One window from the genome of Anopheles coluzzii chromosome X, AcolN3, whole genome shotgun sequence encodes:
- the LOC120956565 gene encoding poly(ADP-ribose) glycohydrolase-like, producing MEADTANDCQDGGMDGGGPAEPSDCGCPLEAIYHHRTDPYELAHFPPIERSDQHTVLYELPYQPDLDKPPTPYAGPRPPLPCGVTLRLPMMARCMMRNADGSHAVESRWTVVCRALAKPIGSSRELADAIVQYNPEYRAGGQFGALHRLFEEQCDEAERAAFFSETLPRIVRLALRLVELFRTPVPLLLQWHNHAVSMTQEQAACLLANAFLCTFPAPRSGMEKSFPGTNFAPLFAGTSQSVVEKIKCLCHYFRRVCCPGGMPTGVLTYERRCLGKPAVPDWTAVDATFSAERAPLHVAADGTIEDQGTGLLQMVFANRFLGGGVIGHGCVQEEIRCVINPELLVGRLLFESLRETEAYFVLGTEQYCAYANYASAFAFDADHRDGTPRDASGRRRCYIVGLDALRVQPSVNQYEERAVRRELAKAYVGFSYVPEGQRPLPGIATGNWGCGAFGGHAPLKALLQLMVACVVGRPLLYFTCNEDGLQERLVRMYRFLTVRKVSVPRLFRLLVRYGARPRSGPAAGANEPDDLYDYLYQRLEPSGAADSGPGGPATNPL from the exons ATGGAAGCGGACACAGCGAATG ATTGCCAGGATGGCGGTATGGATGGTGGCGGGCCGGCCGAGCCGAGCGACTGTGGCTGCCCGCTGGAAGCGATCTACCACCACCGGACCGATCCGTACGAGCTGGCCCACTTCCCGCCGATCGAGCGCTCGGACCAGCACACGGTGCTGTACGAGCTGCCGTACCAGCCGGACTTGGACAAACCGCCGACCCCGTACGCCGGACCCCGGCCCCCACTGCCCTGCGGCGTCACGCTGCGCCTGCCGATGATGGCCCGGTGCATGATGCGCAACGCGGACGGCTCGCACGCGGTCGAGAGCCGGTGGACGGTGGTGTGCCGCGCGCTCGCCAAACCGATCGGCAGCTCGCGCGAGCTGGCGGACGCGATCGTCCAGTACAACCCGGAGTACCGGGCGGGCGGCCAGTTCGGCGCGCTGCACCGCCTGTTCGAGGAGCAGTGCGACGAGGCGGAGCGGGCCGCCTTCTTCAGCGAGACGCTGCCGCGCATCGTCCGGCTCGCCCTGCGGCTGGTGGAGCTGTTCCGCACGcccgtgccgctgctgctgcagtggcACAACCATGCCGTCTCGATGACGCAGGAGCAGGCCGCCTGCCTGCTGGCGAACGCGTTCCTCTGCACCTTCCCGGCGCCCCGCTCGGGCATGGAGAAGAGCTTCCCCGGCACCAACTTTGCGCCCCTGTTCGCCGGCACCAGCCAGTCGGTGGTGGAGAAGATCAAGTGCCTGTGCCACTACTTCCGGCGCGTCTGCTGCCCCGGCGGCATGCCGACCGGCGTGCTGACGTACGAGCGGCGCTGCCTGGGGAAGCCGGCCGTGCCCGACTGGACCGCGGTCGACGCGACCTTCTCGGCCGAGCGGGCCCCGCTGCACGTGGCCGCGGACGGCACGATCGAGGACCAGGGCACCGGGCTGCTGCAGATGGTGTTCGCGAACCGGTTTCTCGGCGGCGGCGTCATCGGGCACGGCTGCGTGCAGGAGGAGATCCGGTGCGTCATCAATCCGGAGCTGCTCGTCGGCCGGCTGCTGTTCGAGTCGCTGCGCGAAACCGAGGCGTACTTCGTGCTCGGCACGGAGCAGTACTGCGCGTACGCGAACTACGCGTCCGCGTTCGCGTTCGATGCGGACCACCGGGACGGGACGCCGCGGGACGCGAGCGGCCGGCGGCGCTGCTACATCGTCGGGCTGGACGCGCTGCGCGTGCAGCCGTCGGTGAACCAGTACGAGGAGCGGGCGGTGCGGCGCGAGCTCGCCAAGGCGTACGTCGGGTTCAGCTACGTGCCGGAGGGCCAGCGGCCCCTGCCCGGCATCGCCACCGGCAACTGGGGCTGCGGGGCGTTCGGGGGGCACGCGCCGCTCAAggcgctgctgcagctgatgGTGGCGTGCGTGGTCGGCCGCCCGCTGCTCTATTTCACCTGCAACGAGGACGGGCTGCAGGAGCGGCTGGTGCGCATGTACCGGTTTCTGACCGTGCGGAAGGTGTCCGTGCCGCGGCTGTTCCGGCTGCTGGTGCGGTACGGGGCGCGGCCGAGGTCGGGACCGGCCGCGGGCGCGAACGAGCCGGACGATCTGTACGACTATCTGTACCAGCGGCTCGAGCCGTCCGGCGCGGCCGACAGCGGGCCCGGTGGGCCAGCCACGAATCCATTGTAA
- the LOC120957307 gene encoding uncharacterized protein LOC120957307 has translation MNEQAMEEQYHEVAARAVLGYLYDHDMYMLAEQFCMDSPYLRADQGSFELGRIPVNVLQKPLQQVMKEFIAMQSQLLQLVNLCSTVVAFPHTDSTMVLVDHLINVLKSSGTGPVLDAVITTLPAYSAAWADSQSPPPSHPTPPPAAAGPPTALNTSGSMQDSTVSAFSGQSQLEPDLSMMPIDLSMIETVAPDPLPTSAHKRPPVSADQPVPVEQHPAPACGLAQQSNSPANRSHPHVHPHQLSKPPPVTVTLQSSHETVLLATNPPEVAPVGASDENVPPVATTTAAAGVTLADPPRSNATPLDNPIVPGTASSRSTSSRKRTHIRILDFGTPPYKRGSPSTGGYSSSAGRRPSPPPKAVTPTVRPRPVLKLPVTEEEQATSAPPPPPPAQPPTPVQPPSPPPPPPPVQPSSPTPPPPPPAPSAQTEQPQPKKEIVQRRPKRPEEQQRSKRAVASKPQTETIPRSTIPTPPVKGPAETEPVPTTSTCQPTTSSAMVPPNPPKEAPAPSSSTKSPRRGTTTTITTSQPPSQHHTKAKEVPVSVRPPSRSPPRSLLPPGSPGCPVDPLAVYPMTPRFLTRPLQPLCMLSPLLGPLDMSGVSQLKSGSHSKPTDINTPGYPITPGCATTPSPPPDSGPGVSYYEGGKPTAPPAPGAERAEVGAPGDDGEASDGEEAGQCYEPQLTLAAGSEEIRIVCQREGRRRLGTLRERDSEYEERLASRIEIDNGQRVFQIAISPIINLFEHGTK, from the exons ATGAATGAACAAGCAATGGAAGAACAGTACCACGAGGTAGCGGCCCGTGCAGTGTTGG GCTACCTCTACGACCACGACATGTACATGCTGGCGGAGCAGTTCTGCATGGACTCTCCGTACCTGCGGGCGGACCAGGGCTCCTTCGAGCTGGGCCGCATCCCGGTGAACGTGCTGCAGAAGCCCCTGCAGCAAGTGATGAAGGAATTTATCGCGATGCAATCGCAGc TCCTGCAGCTGGTTAATCTGTGCAGCACCGTCGTTGCCTTTCCGCACACCGACTCCACGATGGTGCTGGTGGACCATCTGATCAATGTGCTGAAATCGTCCGGCACGGGCCCGGTGCTCGATGCGGTCATTACCACCCTGCCGGCTTACAGTGCCGCCTGGGCCGACAGTCAGTCACCGCCACCGTCGCACCCGACGCCACCGCCGGCAGCAGCGGGCCCGCCAACCGCGCTAAACACGTCCGGCTCGATGCAGGACAGCACCGTCTCCGCCTTCTCGGGGCAGAGCCAGCTCGAGCCGGACCTCAGCATGATGCCGATCGATCTGAGCATGATCGAAACGGTCGCACCGGACCCACTGCCGACGAGCGCTCACAAGCGCCCGCCCGTTTCCGCCGATCAACCAGTGCCGGTTGAGCAGCACCCCGCACCGGCCTGCGGGCTAGCACAGCAATCAAACTCGCCCGCCAACCGATCGCATCCCCACGTGCATCCCCATCAGCTCAGCAAACCACCGCCGGTGACGGTTACGCTGCAATCGTCGCACGAAACCGTGCTGCTCGCGACCAACCCGCCCGAGGTGGCGCCGGTCGGAGCGAGTGACGAAAACGTGCCGCCcgtcgccaccaccaccgccgccgccggtgtGACGCTGGCCGATCCACCCCGCTCCAATGCGACACCGCTGGACAACCCGATCGTGCCCGGGACGGCCAGCTCGCGGTCCACCTCCAGCCGGAAGCGGACGCACATCCGCATACTGGACTTTGGCACGCCGCCGTACAAGCGCGGCAGCCCGTCGACCGGCGGGTACAGCAGCTCGGCCGGCCGCCGCCCGTCACCCCCGCCAAAGGCCGTCACGCCCACCGTGCGTCCCAGGCCCGTGCTGAAGCTGCCGGTGACCGAGGAGGAGCAAGCGACGTcggcgccgccgccgccgccgcctgctCAGCCACCGACGCCAGTTCAGCCACCATCacctccaccgccgccgccacctgTTCAGCCATCATcaccgacaccaccaccaccaccaccagcaccgtcCGCCCAAACCGAACAACCGCAGCCAAAGAAAGAGATCGTCCAGCGGCGGCCGAAGCGGCCCGAGGAGCAGCAACGAAGCAAACGGGCCGTCGCGAGCAAACCGCAGACGGAAACGATACCGCGG AGTACAATACCTACGCCCCCGGTCAAAGGGCCCGCCGAAACGGAACCGGTCCCAACCACCTCCACCTGCCAGCCGACCACCAGCAGTGCGATGGTTCCACCGAACCCCCCCAAAGAGGCACCGGCACCGTCCAGCAGTACAAAGTCGCCGAGACgcggtaccaccaccaccatcaccaccagtcAGCCACCAAGCCAGCATCACACCAAAGCAAAGGAGGTGCCTGTGAGTGTGCGGCCACCGTCCCGCTCGCCGCCCCGCTCGCTGCTGCCGCCCGGGTCGCCCGGCTGCCCGGTCGATCCGCTGGCCGTCTACCCGATGACGCCCCGGTTTCTGACCCGGCCGCTCCAGCCGCTCTGCATGCTGTCGCCGTTGCTCGGCCCCCTCGACATGAGCGGCGTCAGCCAGCTCAAGTCGGGCAGCCACTCGAAACCGACCGACATCAACACGCCCGGCTACCCGATCACGCCCGGGTGTGCGACCACGCCCTCGCCACCGCCGGACAGTGGCCCCGGTGTGTCGTACTACGAGGGCGGCAAACCCACGGCACCCCCGGCACCCGGCGCCGAGCGGGCCGAAGTGGGCGCGCCGGGCGACGACGGGGAAGCGTCCGACGGGGAGGAGGCGGGGCAGTGCTACGAGCCACAGCTGACGCTGGCGGCCGGCAGCGAGGAAATCAGGATCGTCTGCCAGCGGGAGGGCAGACGCCGGCTCGGCACGTTGCGCGAGCGGGACAGCGAGTACGAGGAGCGGCTGGCGTCGCGCATCGAGATCGACAACGGGCAGCGGGTGTTCCAGATTGCCATCTCGCCCATCATTAATCTGTTCGAACATGGCACCAAGTAG